AGCATTTCCCCATGTAGAACCAATACTTCCACCTGCTTTATCGTATGCATACCAAGTACATTGTCCGGCAGTGTATAAATTGCCACCAGCACTTTGTGTACTAGATGATTGTGTAGATTGTTGAGCATTAGCAGTTTCTGCTGCGTGTGCTTCATGTCCTTCTCCGTGATCTAAACCTACGATTGCTGCACCGATTCCTGCTGTTAATGTTGTAGCTGTTACTAATTTTTTCATAATAATAATATCCTCCCAAAATTTTCATTTCTATATTTCTAAAGCGATTGACTTAAATTGTCTTTATTCTAATGTCGTATTAATACTGTGAGCAATTACGACAAGTATCACTTTATCAGAAGAAATAGAGTTTGTGTGGTTTGTTATTGATTTGTAAAGGAATTAAAAAAACCTCACATATCGTTGTAATAAACGCTACATGAAGTTACAAAATCGTATCAGCTCATTAATGTGCTTTAAGACGATAACAATAATACTTTTGTGAATTAGTGGTAATAATTTATTACAGTCCTTTGTAAAATTTCATAATATTGTGTTTTGCTTATTTAATAAAACGAATAGACAAAGGTGGTAAATAATCTTCACCATTACTTGCTTTAACTATAGCAATGATTGTGAAAATTAAATTTAAGATAGCTATAACTGGTAATAATATAAAACCTATAATTATTAACATAAGAATTGAAGAGACAATTGTCCATATTATATAAGAAATTAAAAAGTTAAAATAATTTTTGCCCCCACGGTCAACAAATGGAGACACATCACGCTTAACTAGCCATATTATTAAAGGACCTATGAAAGAAGTAAAAAAACTTAAAATATAGATTAACATAACCATTAAACGGTCTTCACTCGTAGTGTTAATAGTTTGTTTAGTATCTTTGTTATCAAATTGATACTCATCATTAGTAGACATATGATTCCTCCTTTAGAGCCGATTATAGCAAACTATTGAATTAATTAATATATTGTGTAGCAAATACTTTGTGATTATGATAGTTTACAATGAAGTGGTTTATATACTAAATTGAACTGCGGCGAGAAAAATCCTATCAAAGAAAGAAGTGATAAACATGAAAATAGCAATCGTAGGATCAGGAAATGGTGCAGTGACTGCTGCACTTGATATGGTGACAAAAGGACATGACGTAAAATTATATTGTAGGAACCAGTCGATCCATAAATTTGAAACGGCAATTAACAATGGTGGCTTTCATTTTAATAATGAAGGTGAGGAACAATTTGTTGAATTTACAAATATAAGTGATGACATGGAATATGTATTAAAAGATACCGAAGTTATTCAAGTAATCATACCTTCTTCTTTTATTGAACATTATGCTAAAACAATGGCAGAATTTCTAACGAATAATCAATTGATATTGTTTAATATGGCAGCAGCTATGGGCTCAATTAGGTTTATTAATGTACTTGAAGACATGCATATCGACACAATGCCAAAATTTGGTGAAGTAAATACTTTAACTTATGGTACAAGAGTCGATTTCGATAATGCTGAAGTTAATTTGTCTTTAAATGTAAGAAAAGTTCATTTTTCTACTTACGATAAATCATATTTGTCAGAGAGTTTTAAATTAGTTGAATCGATTTATCCTTATATCGTTAAAGAAGAAAGTTTATGGAAAACAAACCTTGAAAATGGTAACCCTGAAGTACATCCTGGACCAACTTTATTAAATGTTGGACGCATAGATTATGCAGACGAGTTTGCATTATATAAAGAGGGTATAACATTGCATACTGTTAAATTGTTGCATGCTGTTGAATTAGAAAGGCTAACTTTAGGGAGAAAATTAGGCTTCGAATTAAACACTGCTAAAGGTGCTAGAATTGAGCGAGGTTATCTTTCTGAAGAAGATGAAGATTTGCCATTACATCGTCTGTTTAATTCAAGTGAAGTATTTTCACAAATAAAAGGGCCAAATGAAGTTAAAAATCGCTATTTAACTGAAGATATAGCTTATGGTCTTGTATTATGGTCAAGTTTAGGCCGAACGTTAGATGTCGAAACGCCAAATATTGATGCTATCATCGTTATCGCATCTACTATTTTGGAACGAGATTTCTTTGAAGAAGGGCTATCAGTTGAAGAATTAGGTCTCGAAAAATTAGGACTAGATTAATTAAATAATATTATGTAAAGGGGAATTGGATGTCAAGAAAACCAACTTTTTTAGAATCTATCTCTACAATATTGGTAATGATTGTAATTGTTGTGACGGGGTTTGTTGTTTTTGATATACCTATCCAAGCACTCTTGATTTTATCATCTGCTTATGCAGCTTGGATCGCTAGAAGAGTCGGTTTATCATGGACAGATCTAGAAGAGGGTATCACACAGAGATTAGCTACAGCTATGCCTGCATTATTCATTATTTTAGCTGTAGGTATTGTAGTAGGGACTTGGATGTTTTCTGGTACAGTCCCTTCATTAATATATTACGGTTTAGAATTTTTAAATCCTCATTATTTCTTAGTTTCAGCGTTTATTATTAGTGCAGTCACTTCTGTAGCAACAGGTACTGCTTGGGGATCAGCTTCCACGGCAGGCATTTCATTAATGGCTATTGCCACGCAATTACATATTGATAGTGGTATGGCAGCAGGTGCAATTATAGCGGGTGCTGTATTTGGAGATAAAATGTCTCCCTTATCAGATACCACTAATTTGGCAGCACTTGTGACTAAAGTAAATATTTTCAATCACATTAGGGCGATGATTTGGACTACAGTACCTGCATCTATAGTTGGATTAATCGTATGGTTTTTTGCAGGTATGGGGTATAAAGGTAATAATAATACAGCGCAAATGAAGCGATTACTATCCGAAATTGCACATATATATAATATTAATTTCTTCGTTTGGATTCCTATTATAGTCATAGTGGTATGCTTATTATTTAAAGTTTCAACAGTTCCAGCAATGTTAGCTTCAAGTTTAAGTGCGATATTAGTAGGTACGTTTAACAATCAATTCAAAATTGTAGATGGCTTTAAGGCTACTTTTGATGGTTTTAAAGATACTATGTTAGTACATAGTAGTGGATTGTCTGAAAAAACAACTGCGTTGATACAACAGGGCGGAATGATGAGCATGACGGAAATTATTGTAACTATTTTTACTGGTTATGCCTTCGCAGGAATAGTCGAAAAAGCTGGTTGTTTAGATGTAATTTTAGAGAAAATATCCAAAAATATAAATTCTGTAGGACAACTGATTTTAGCTACTATCGTTGGTGGTATCATTATGGTACTGGCTGCAGGTGTTGCTTCTGTAGTTATCATCATGGTAGGTGTTTTAATGATGGATATGTACAACAAGATGGATTTAGATCGCTCTAATTTATCTAGAACATTGGAAGATTCGGGTACAATGTTGATTCCATTAATACCATGGGGGACTTCTGGTATATATTATACGCAACAATTAGGCGTAACCGTTGATAAATTCTTTATTTGGACGGTTCCTTGTTATTTATGCATAGTCTTCGCTCTAATTTATGGCTTTACAGGCATTGGCATTAAGAAGGCGAATCACCAGCAAGAGGACAAACAATTATCTGTATAAAGAGACCTTAAAAACAAAGTTTTAAAATTAATGTTGAAAAAAATATCATTAATTTTAAAATTTAAGTTTTAGCAGATGTCGAAACGGATAGAATAATAATATGGATGAGGTGATTTCATGTAAGATGTAGTAATCATTGTAGCGATATTACTATGTTATATTGGAATACATCAATATTTCAAATGAAATTTTCATAAGAAAAAATATCCTTCAATTATTTTTTCGATAATCGGTTTTGTATTGTATTCTTTTGTAGCGATTGTACAATACAAAACTGATTGCGTTAATAACCGAAATATACTCAGAAAAGCTACTTTAATGACTTTGTGTGCTGGAATATTATTATAACTTTATTTTAATTTTTAAGCATTTATGAACTTAGTCTATTAATAATGTTTGTGTTAAGTATTTACCCATTAACTTCAATGGGCTGTGTCAATAGATCTATTTAATATTATTAGAAGAGGGACTTAGCAAAAGTGATGATACTTTGCTAAGTGCCTCTGAATTTTGTAGAAAATAAAAAAGCAACCTTTTGGTTGCTTTTTTATTAATGAATGTAGTTGTAGCTTGAAGCTTCACTAGCAGAAATAGTACGAGAAGATACTACGCCTGCACCATGACCATAGTTCATTTCAGAAACTTGAACTGAACCATTGCTTCCAACGCTTTCAACATATGCAACATGACCGTAAGCGCCAGCAGATGATTGTAAAATTGAACCTGCTTTTGGAGTGTTATTAACAGTGTAACCTGAAGATGCAGCAGCACTTGCCCAGTTTCTAGCGTCGCCCCAAGTTGAACCTACTTTACCGCCAACTTTATCGTATACATAATATGTACATTGACCAGCAGTGTATAAGTTGCTTGAAGAACCTGAAGTATTAGCAATTGAGTTTGAAGAGCTAGATGGTGCACTTTGAGTTGTTACTTTGATATTGTTGCTAGCAGTTGCGTTAGATGCTGCGCCTCTTCCGCCTGTTGTATTATTGTTTGCTGTATATGATTGAGTCGCGTTATTATATGACTTAGCGTTGTTTGAATAGTTAGCATTACTATTGTTGTTATTGTGGCTAGCTTGGCTTGGATTCCAGTTACCTTGCCAGTCATAGTGATAGTTACCTTGGTGATCTATAGTGTATGAGTAGCTGTATGACGTTGGGTCATTTGGATTGTACTCACCATTGTTGTTTTCAGCAGCTTGAGCATCATGTTGCATAAAAGCAACAGTAGCGATTCCTGCAGTAGCGATTGTAGCAGTAGCGATTTTTTTCATTGTAAAAATATCCTCCTAAAAATTTTAAATAATATATTATTCCCAATATCACGCCTCAAAAGGGTGATTAAAACGACAAGAATTAATATAGCAGAAAAATTTGCATTTGTGCGCAATGTTATAGTTTTGTAATTTAGTTCTAATAAAAAGTAGATATTTGTAACAAATACCTTTAATTAATTAAAATACTAAAGTCTGTCAGCAAGGTATTTTTGCGAAACGTAGGATAATATTACATTAATTTTTATTACAAAGCTGTAAAATAACAGAAAATTTGCAACAAAAAATCATACACTTTTATTAACTTTGTTGGAAATTAAAATAATCAAAAAGAGTAGTGTTAACAATAGAAAAGTAATAATAAAATTTGTGAGCAAGTGAATTAGGTTTATAAAAAACATATGCTATAATTACAAAGTATTTGCAATAAAACTAGTTAAAAATGCTGCAAGATAGCTTGTTTAGTAGCGTATTTTCTGCTCTTAATTAAAATAAAATTGATTTGAAGAGAAATAACTAGTTAGTAATTAATATTTATTATAAGGAGAGATAGTAATGATATTACGTTATTTGGCTAATTTAAAATTAGCGAAAGAATTATTTAACGCAGCTCAACCTAAATTAAAAGGTGACCAATCTATGAAGGACACATTCGTTGATGTATTTGGTTTACCTGAAAAATCTGTACCTTTGGCAGGTGCAGTTGAAGCATTAAGTGCATTGTTCTTTGTATTAAGCTTTGCTAGTAAAAAATTATCTCGCTTAGGCTCATTATTAACAATTGCTGTTTTAGGTGTTGCAGCTTATAAACACTTTGAAGCAGGACACGGTAAAGAAGGCGCTAAACATGCTCTTGATTTATCTGGTATGGCTGCTTTAAGTTTCTTAGACACTTTAGATTGTAAAAATAAATAATATTTTACAGGATAAGCTTCTTCCTGAAAATACACAATGAAGGAAATCATATT
The genomic region above belongs to Staphylococcus durrellii and contains:
- a CDS encoding DUF4870 domain-containing protein, with amino-acid sequence MVMLIYILSFFTSFIGPLIIWLVKRDVSPFVDRGGKNYFNFLISYIIWTIVSSILMLIIIGFILLPVIAILNLIFTIIAIVKASNGEDYLPPLSIRFIK
- a CDS encoding NAD/NADP-dependent octopine/nopaline dehydrogenase family protein; translated protein: MKIAIVGSGNGAVTAALDMVTKGHDVKLYCRNQSIHKFETAINNGGFHFNNEGEEQFVEFTNISDDMEYVLKDTEVIQVIIPSSFIEHYAKTMAEFLTNNQLILFNMAAAMGSIRFINVLEDMHIDTMPKFGEVNTLTYGTRVDFDNAEVNLSLNVRKVHFSTYDKSYLSESFKLVESIYPYIVKEESLWKTNLENGNPEVHPGPTLLNVGRIDYADEFALYKEGITLHTVKLLHAVELERLTLGRKLGFELNTAKGARIERGYLSEEDEDLPLHRLFNSSEVFSQIKGPNEVKNRYLTEDIAYGLVLWSSLGRTLDVETPNIDAIIVIASTILERDFFEEGLSVEELGLEKLGLD
- the nhaC gene encoding Na+/H+ antiporter NhaC, encoding MSRKPTFLESISTILVMIVIVVTGFVVFDIPIQALLILSSAYAAWIARRVGLSWTDLEEGITQRLATAMPALFIILAVGIVVGTWMFSGTVPSLIYYGLEFLNPHYFLVSAFIISAVTSVATGTAWGSASTAGISLMAIATQLHIDSGMAAGAIIAGAVFGDKMSPLSDTTNLAALVTKVNIFNHIRAMIWTTVPASIVGLIVWFFAGMGYKGNNNTAQMKRLLSEIAHIYNINFFVWIPIIVIVVCLLFKVSTVPAMLASSLSAILVGTFNNQFKIVDGFKATFDGFKDTMLVHSSGLSEKTTALIQQGGMMSMTEIIVTIFTGYAFAGIVEKAGCLDVILEKISKNINSVGQLILATIVGGIIMVLAAGVASVVIIMVGVLMMDMYNKMDLDRSNLSRTLEDSGTMLIPLIPWGTSGIYYTQQLGVTVDKFFIWTVPCYLCIVFALIYGFTGIGIKKANHQQEDKQLSV
- a CDS encoding CHAP domain-containing protein, with protein sequence MKKIATATIATAGIATVAFMQHDAQAAENNNGEYNPNDPTSYSYSYTIDHQGNYHYDWQGNWNPSQASHNNNNSNANYSNNAKSYNNATQSYTANNNTTGGRGAASNATASNNIKVTTQSAPSSSSNSIANTSGSSSNLYTAGQCTYYVYDKVGGKVGSTWGDARNWASAAASSGYTVNNTPKAGSILQSSAGAYGHVAYVESVGSNGSVQVSEMNYGHGAGVVSSRTISASEASSYNYIH
- a CDS encoding DoxX family protein; this encodes MILRYLANLKLAKELFNAAQPKLKGDQSMKDTFVDVFGLPEKSVPLAGAVEALSALFFVLSFASKKLSRLGSLLTIAVLGVAAYKHFEAGHGKEGAKHALDLSGMAALSFLDTLDCKNK